The following are encoded in a window of bacterium genomic DNA:
- a CDS encoding ABC transporter permease, translating into MPKHVWHDAIRYHCLTTGKIIIIIMPKFNINNMGKPIYSILENRHLLLQTTFNDIRGRFAGSIMGLLWIVLYPLLLLGSYAFIYIVIFNIRFAIFNSYEYVALIFCGLIPYIGFSEALGMGVSSVVANRNLIKNTLFPIELIPVKAVLVSQSTQFPGMGLLLIALIILNKLGIWGFLLPVIWFSQILFSIGLIWILSSLNVYFRDLQSIVPVFSIMLLFVTPIAYTPDMIPAAMKPFLLLNPLYYYVTAYQDALMLNRFPREGTLFIAFGIGIVMFMVGYYFFSKMKVIFVDNV; encoded by the coding sequence ATGCCGAAACATGTTTGGCATGACGCTATCCGATATCACTGTTTAACCACCGGAAAGATAATAATCATAATCATGCCCAAATTCAATATAAACAACATGGGGAAACCTATATACAGTATTCTGGAGAATCGTCACCTCCTTCTCCAGACTACATTCAATGATATTCGAGGTCGTTTTGCCGGTTCGATAATGGGTCTTCTGTGGATAGTGTTATACCCGCTTCTTCTGCTCGGTTCTTATGCTTTTATCTACATAGTGATTTTTAATATAAGATTTGCGATATTCAATTCCTATGAGTATGTTGCCCTGATTTTCTGCGGTCTCATCCCCTACATTGGTTTTTCCGAAGCGCTCGGTATGGGTGTATCCTCTGTTGTTGCCAACAGGAACCTGATAAAAAACACCTTGTTTCCCATCGAACTCATTCCGGTTAAAGCAGTTCTTGTCAGCCAGTCCACTCAGTTTCCCGGAATGGGTTTGCTTCTTATAGCACTTATTATCCTCAATAAACTGGGAATATGGGGGTTTCTGCTGCCGGTCATCTGGTTTTCTCAGATTCTTTTCTCAATAGGATTGATATGGATACTGAGCAGCCTGAATGTATATTTCAGGGATTTACAGAGTATTGTTCCTGTCTTTTCCATTATGCTCCTGTTTGTCACACCCATAGCATATACTCCCGATATGATACCCGCAGCAATGAAGCCCTTCCTGCTGTTAAACCCTTTGTATTATTACGTTACAGCCTATCAGGATGCGCTCATGCTTAACCGTTTTCCCCGTGAGGGGACACTGTTTATTGCCTTCGGCATAGGTATTGTCATGTTTATGGTTGGGTATTACTTTTTTTCAAAAATGAAAGTGATTTTTGTCGATAATGTCTGA
- a CDS encoding PepSY-like domain-containing protein has translation MKTVQNFAWIGIVALMVFAFSLPVYSRKVAKKDIPAAITSAFTTSYPNAVIKKVSKEKEDSRVLYEVESTNGEFSLDIVYSADGTALEIEEGIPQEDLTAPVKAAVQKAYPKGKITKAEKLTRGNRSGYEITVAVGKKVRALALDANGNALKSNEEDEKAEQEEGRK, from the coding sequence GTGAAGACAGTACAGAACTTTGCTTGGATTGGAATAGTCGCTCTGATGGTTTTTGCCTTTTCGCTGCCGGTGTATTCCCGGAAAGTCGCGAAAAAAGATATTCCCGCTGCCATTACTTCCGCCTTTACAACAAGCTATCCGAACGCGGTGATAAAAAAAGTATCAAAGGAGAAGGAGGACAGCAGGGTGCTTTATGAAGTGGAAAGCACAAATGGCGAATTCTCTCTCGACATCGTTTACTCTGCAGATGGAACCGCGCTGGAAATAGAGGAAGGTATTCCCCAAGAAGATTTAACGGCTCCGGTAAAAGCGGCGGTTCAGAAAGCATATCCCAAAGGGAAAATCACAAAAGCGGAAAAACTTACCCGTGGAAACCGGAGTGGATATGAAATCACCGTAGCTGTCGGCAAAAAAGTTCGTGCATTGGCACTTGATGCGAATGGAAATGCCCTCAAATCCAATGAGGAAGATGAGAAGGCGGAGCAGGAAGAAGGCAGGAAGTAA
- the wecB gene encoding UDP-N-acetylglucosamine 2-epimerase (non-hydrolyzing), with protein MKIVTVVGARPQFIKAAVVSRALADYNDNQSSQPRHVTEILVHTGQHFDDTMSRIFFQELGIPEPHYNLGINECSHGAMTGRMLENIEKVILDENPDIVLVYGDTNSTLAGALAAAKLNIPVAHVEAGLRSFNRTMPEEINRVLTDHISSLLFCPTERSVKNLQHEGIDSTMIHRTGDVMFDACLYFGLKAREKSRIITQLDLEPGQYLLATVHRAENTDNETRLRSIFNGLAVLAQEMPVVVPLHPRTANMLKKMDFFDEISTGLTIIEPVGYLDMVMLEQNARVIITDSGGVQKEAFFHRVPCIILRKETEWVELIESGWSVLVDTDVDRLISEAGRLINTDTIDTEHPDLYGDGHAGNRIVEIMSDFG; from the coding sequence ATGAAAATCGTTACGGTTGTCGGTGCACGACCTCAGTTTATCAAAGCCGCGGTCGTTTCACGGGCACTGGCGGATTATAATGATAACCAGTCATCGCAGCCCCGTCATGTTACGGAAATTCTGGTGCATACCGGTCAGCATTTTGATGATACCATGTCACGGATTTTCTTTCAGGAACTCGGTATCCCGGAACCGCACTATAATCTCGGTATCAATGAATGCAGTCACGGCGCTATGACGGGAAGGATGCTCGAAAACATCGAAAAGGTTATCCTCGACGAAAATCCGGATATTGTCCTGGTATACGGGGATACCAATTCAACGCTGGCGGGGGCGCTGGCAGCCGCGAAACTGAACATTCCGGTGGCGCATGTCGAGGCAGGTCTGCGAAGTTTCAACCGTACCATGCCCGAAGAGATAAACCGGGTGCTGACCGATCATATATCGAGCCTGCTGTTCTGCCCGACAGAAAGGTCGGTGAAAAATTTACAGCATGAAGGCATTGATAGTACGATGATTCACCGGACGGGAGATGTCATGTTCGATGCCTGCTTGTATTTCGGATTAAAGGCACGCGAAAAAAGCCGTATTATCACGCAGCTTGATCTTGAGCCCGGGCAATACCTTCTCGCAACGGTGCACCGGGCGGAAAATACCGATAACGAGACCCGGCTCCGCTCGATCTTCAATGGTCTGGCAGTTCTCGCTCAGGAAATGCCCGTAGTGGTACCGCTTCATCCTCGAACCGCGAACATGCTGAAAAAAATGGATTTTTTCGATGAGATATCCACCGGACTCACAATCATCGAGCCGGTGGGATACCTTGATATGGTCATGCTCGAACAGAATGCAAGGGTCATAATAACCGATTCGGGGGGCGTTCAAAAAGAGGCGTTTTTCCACCGTGTGCCCTGTATCATTCTCAGGAAAGAAACCGAGTGGGTGGAGCTTATCGAGTCCGGCTGGAGTGTGCTCGTCGACACGGATGTCGACCGTCTCATCAGTGAAGCAGGAAGACTTATAAACACAGATACAATCGACACCGAACACCCGGACCTGTACGGTGACGGACATGCGGGAAACAGGATTGTCGAGATCATGAGCGATTTCGGATAA
- a CDS encoding class I SAM-dependent methyltransferase: MNEEELKAQVKQYWNKRACGTEGSDSEKHSRKYFDELEDYKYSLESEIFSFAQFTRFHGQKVLEVGVGTGTDFLQWVRAGAEAYGLDLTEEAVEHVRNRLNVYGLEAKEIIVGDAENIPYPDNMFDLVYSWGVIHHSPDTIKALEEIIRVTRPGGKIKIMVYNRRSLITFFLYLHYGLFVKKPFRTISDILYHDIESIGTKAYTIQEFKNILARLPVQLKDISAKLRKVELKWIVPGYVRFLLRMVGFFMGHDKTGYFMTINLEKNDDIPPEKQ; encoded by the coding sequence ATGAATGAAGAGGAATTAAAAGCCCAGGTAAAACAATATTGGAATAAACGGGCCTGCGGCACAGAAGGCTCGGATTCTGAAAAGCATTCGCGCAAATATTTCGATGAACTCGAGGATTACAAGTACAGTCTGGAATCAGAAATATTCTCATTCGCCCAGTTCACACGTTTTCATGGCCAGAAAGTACTGGAAGTCGGAGTTGGAACAGGAACCGATTTTTTGCAGTGGGTCAGGGCCGGTGCGGAGGCATACGGTCTCGATCTTACTGAGGAGGCTGTCGAACATGTCAGGAACCGGCTCAATGTTTATGGACTGGAAGCGAAAGAAATCATTGTCGGGGATGCCGAAAATATTCCCTATCCCGATAATATGTTCGATCTCGTGTATTCCTGGGGTGTTATCCACCATTCACCCGATACCATAAAAGCCCTCGAAGAGATTATTCGTGTTACCCGTCCCGGAGGTAAAATAAAAATCATGGTGTACAACAGGAGGTCGCTCATTACGTTCTTCCTGTATCTGCACTATGGTCTCTTTGTGAAGAAACCGTTCAGAACCATTTCCGATATTCTCTATCATGACATTGAAAGCATCGGAACCAAAGCGTATACCATTCAGGAATTCAAAAATATTCTGGCACGGTTACCGGTTCAGCTAAAGGACATAAGCGCCAAATTGCGGAAAGTCGAACTGAAATGGATTGTCCCGGGTTACGTCCGCTTCCTGCTTCGCATGGTGGGTTTTTTCATGGGGCACGATAAAACCGGATATTTTATGACAATAAATCTTGAAAAAAACGATGATATTCCCCCGGAAAAACAATAA
- a CDS encoding efflux RND transporter permease subunit, producing the protein MTLTGFALRKYTTVYVFIVLITIMGLVSYFTLPREAAPDVNIPFMIITTIYSGVSPEDIETLITREIEKELKNLKDVKEITSNSSESVSVIAIEFNPDVDLDFALQRVKDKVDKAKPNLPDEAEEPTVTEIDFENMPIINVVLTADYDLVKLKEVADDLSDEIETIQGVLEAKVNGALEREVQINVDPERLKDYNLGLGDITKTIMEEHVTIPGGNIDIGDNSYTVRVPGEIKNPYTFNDLVVTATSQGPVYIRDIAEVQYGFKDRTSIARLDGKPSISVSVTKRTGENIIHIADGVKEILKRREPSLPKGTHITVQGDMSKFIRVMVADLENNIFNGFILVMLCIFLFLGFTNSIFVAISIPFSMLISFIVLDLMGISLNFIVLFSLIMALGMLVDNAIVIVENIYRHRHTGKDALRGSEEATNEVAMAVTTSTLTTVCAFAPIIFWPGIMGEFMKYLPITVIITLLSSLFVAIFINPVLCYRFMKVKDDATDSNGKGLFKLVLGQYERLLTRAVTHPKITLGISFLILIITIGVYSVAGLGVELFPNSDPDSMYIDIKAPVGTRIETTDAIARQLEKTCAEFPDIENILTNVGVSTSSSGLAPGFDTSNEGRIYMDFVDFEKRSQPSLKTFNESVNKIKYITGAEVKLDKEENGPPVGEPVEIQISGDDFLLLGDLAKDIRNTIKDIPGLVDLKDDFESSKPEIRLVVDREKAAMLGISTMSVALAVRNAINGFDAGDFREKDEDYDITVRFAKQDRSSIPDLDKIFIFDEGKQIPLSSVAEFKPAAGFGSIRRADLKRVVTITGSNHGRLANDILTDVKAKLASYKLPSGYDIKYRGEDEASQEAGQFLVKAFVIAIFLIALVLVTQFDSLVLPFIIMTSVILSLIGVFWGLMISQLPFGIIMTGVGVISLAGVVVNNAIVLLDYTMKLRFWGRSKLEAVIEAGKTRFRPVLLTAITTIVGLIPLATGWAIDIHTFRFVAGGSSSQWWAPMAVAVIYGLTVATLLTLVVVPSMYMILGRSDQYFRDRQNK; encoded by the coding sequence ATGACGCTGACTGGGTTTGCATTACGTAAATATACGACAGTTTATGTATTTATTGTCTTGATTACGATCATGGGACTTGTGAGTTACTTTACTCTTCCGAGAGAAGCGGCGCCGGATGTCAATATACCGTTCATGATCATCACGACGATTTATTCGGGTGTTTCGCCTGAAGATATCGAAACGCTCATTACGAGAGAGATCGAAAAAGAACTGAAGAACCTCAAGGATGTCAAGGAAATCACATCGAACTCGTCGGAGAGCGTTTCGGTGATTGCCATCGAGTTCAATCCGGATGTTGATCTCGATTTTGCTCTCCAGCGGGTCAAGGACAAGGTTGATAAAGCGAAACCGAATCTTCCCGATGAAGCAGAGGAGCCGACGGTTACCGAAATCGATTTTGAAAACATGCCGATCATCAATGTCGTGCTCACCGCCGATTACGATCTTGTCAAGCTCAAGGAAGTGGCGGATGATCTGTCCGACGAAATCGAGACCATTCAGGGTGTGCTCGAAGCGAAGGTGAACGGCGCCCTCGAACGTGAAGTACAGATAAACGTCGATCCCGAACGGCTCAAAGATTACAATTTAGGGCTCGGCGATATAACGAAAACGATAATGGAAGAGCATGTAACCATCCCGGGCGGTAACATCGATATCGGTGACAACTCCTACACGGTCCGTGTTCCCGGTGAGATCAAGAATCCGTACACGTTCAACGATCTCGTCGTTACCGCGACATCGCAGGGGCCGGTTTATATCCGTGATATAGCAGAGGTTCAGTACGGTTTCAAGGATCGTACCTCGATCGCCCGTCTGGACGGCAAACCCTCGATTTCCGTCAGTGTAACCAAACGTACCGGGGAAAATATCATACATATCGCGGACGGTGTGAAGGAAATCCTGAAACGCCGCGAGCCGTCACTCCCCAAAGGAACTCATATCACTGTCCAGGGGGACATGTCAAAGTTTATCCGTGTCATGGTTGCCGATCTCGAGAATAACATATTCAACGGTTTTATTCTTGTTATGCTCTGTATATTTCTTTTCCTCGGCTTTACCAATTCCATATTCGTGGCGATTTCGATCCCCTTCAGTATGCTCATTTCCTTTATCGTGCTTGATCTTATGGGGATTTCGCTCAATTTTATCGTTCTGTTCAGTCTCATCATGGCGCTCGGAATGCTTGTCGACAACGCCATTGTTATTGTCGAGAACATTTACAGACACCGTCATACAGGTAAAGACGCCCTCCGCGGTTCGGAAGAGGCGACCAATGAAGTGGCGATGGCGGTAACGACTTCGACGCTGACGACGGTATGTGCGTTTGCCCCGATTATTTTCTGGCCGGGGATCATGGGCGAGTTCATGAAATATCTGCCCATAACGGTTATCATTACCCTCTTGTCCTCACTCTTTGTGGCGATTTTTATCAATCCCGTGCTCTGTTACCGGTTCATGAAAGTGAAGGACGATGCGACGGATTCGAATGGAAAAGGATTGTTCAAGCTGGTACTCGGTCAGTATGAAAGGCTGCTTACAAGAGCGGTTACACACCCAAAAATAACGCTCGGGATTTCTTTTCTCATTCTGATTATCACGATCGGTGTATACAGTGTTGCCGGGCTCGGAGTCGAGCTTTTCCCTAATTCGGACCCCGATTCAATGTATATAGATATCAAAGCACCTGTCGGAACACGCATCGAGACGACCGATGCAATCGCCCGTCAGCTCGAAAAAACATGCGCCGAATTCCCCGATATTGAGAACATCCTTACCAATGTCGGGGTCTCGACGAGTTCCAGCGGGCTTGCACCCGGTTTCGATACCTCCAACGAGGGGCGAATTTATATGGATTTTGTCGATTTCGAAAAACGGAGCCAGCCCTCGCTCAAAACGTTCAACGAATCGGTGAACAAGATCAAGTACATCACGGGCGCCGAGGTCAAGCTGGACAAAGAGGAAAACGGACCGCCGGTCGGCGAGCCTGTCGAAATACAGATTTCGGGCGACGATTTCCTCCTCCTGGGGGACCTCGCCAAGGATATCCGCAACACCATCAAGGATATACCCGGGCTTGTCGATCTCAAGGATGATTTTGAAAGCTCGAAGCCGGAAATCCGTCTTGTCGTCGACAGGGAAAAAGCCGCCATGCTCGGTATTTCGACCATGAGTGTGGCGCTGGCGGTGCGGAATGCGATCAACGGTTTCGATGCCGGAGATTTCCGTGAGAAGGACGAGGACTACGATATCACCGTCAGATTCGCAAAACAGGATCGCAGCTCGATTCCCGATCTCGACAAGATTTTCATATTTGACGAGGGGAAACAGATTCCGCTTTCAAGTGTGGCGGAATTCAAGCCTGCCGCGGGTTTCGGATCGATCCGCCGTGCTGACCTCAAACGTGTGGTCACTATCACCGGCAGCAATCACGGCCGGCTCGCAAACGACATTCTTACCGATGTCAAGGCGAAACTGGCAAGCTACAAACTCCCATCGGGATATGATATAAAATACCGCGGTGAGGACGAGGCTTCACAGGAGGCAGGACAATTCCTCGTGAAAGCGTTTGTTATTGCCATTTTTCTCATCGCCCTGGTTCTCGTGACCCAGTTCGATTCACTCGTGCTGCCGTTTATCATCATGACCAGCGTGATATTGTCGCTTATCGGTGTATTCTGGGGGCTCATGATTTCGCAGCTGCCGTTCGGTATCATCATGACCGGTGTCGGCGTCATCAGTCTTGCCGGTGTGGTGGTCAACAACGCCATCGTGCTCCTCGACTACACCATGAAGCTTCGTTTCTGGGGAAGGTCGAAACTGGAGGCGGTCATCGAGGCCGGAAAGACCCGGTTCAGGCCGGTTCTTCTGACGGCGATCACCACCATTGTCGGACTCATTCCGCTTGCAACCGGCTGGGCGATCGACATTCATACCTTCAGGTTCGTTGCGGGCGGTTCATCGTCGCAATGGTGGGCGCCGATGGCGGTTGCGGTAATTTACGGGCTTACGGTGGCTACTTTACTGACGCTCGTGGTCGTGCCGAGCATGTACATGATCCTCGGGCGGAGCGATCAGTATTTCAGGGATCGCCAGAACAAATGA
- a CDS encoding ABC transporter ATP-binding protein, translating to MFRSPGDKILDAFGVLEWAFWKKYKFREFWALQDVNFELKKGSRLGIIGPNGAGKSTLLKVISGNIPPSVGTVEVNGNIQALMELGTGFHPEFTGYENIRASLAYQGFTLNEIKKAEQEIADFTEIGQFLSQPFKTYSDGMKARLAFATATVIKPEILIIDEVLGAGDAYFLRKSSQRMLKMAESGATILLVSHALEQIMRFCEETIWLDRGRIVMFGASIEVVKAYEQYVRMLSDRRIKARNYKRMSSRYGSDTYDIFGDYIFVVFKLEGQYQACCDISEIRLLKNGEIEERLMVGSSQDNNPFHSSFVMIEEGDWSSPQKKEKVTWRSLNIPKKQGMVTGKAAFLFHALFDNTKYDLEIDYRCENACTLSVEIWKNGYTLIHKEDVLNETQGWAKSCIELKNLVSGAAGADSENIPQTHMNLNEKTISVRRWPSEGSLAIEQVSTVNGENKEQTVFEVGEPIIVKILIKAHKTGLFPLLPAVSIYRLDGILVTHYLEQRPICSVQLEKDQKRIILLDMGSPKFGNGYYVFSVGLFGEAVEESQRYDLIDKSFEFEITGNDPIFAGTIFHIPGIWNVEIPGNSNE from the coding sequence TTGTTCAGAAGTCCGGGCGATAAAATCCTCGATGCTTTTGGCGTTCTGGAATGGGCGTTCTGGAAAAAGTATAAATTCCGGGAATTCTGGGCTTTGCAGGATGTTAATTTTGAATTGAAAAAGGGAAGCCGGCTCGGAATTATCGGCCCGAATGGCGCCGGTAAAAGCACGCTGCTCAAAGTCATTTCCGGAAATATTCCTCCCAGTGTGGGGACTGTCGAAGTAAACGGCAACATCCAGGCGCTGATGGAGCTCGGGACAGGATTCCACCCGGAATTCACCGGATATGAGAATATTCGCGCTTCGCTTGCGTACCAGGGTTTCACCCTCAATGAAATAAAAAAAGCGGAACAGGAGATAGCGGATTTTACTGAAATCGGGCAATTTTTATCACAGCCTTTCAAAACCTATTCGGACGGCATGAAGGCACGTCTCGCTTTTGCCACTGCGACGGTAATCAAGCCTGAAATATTGATTATCGATGAAGTTCTGGGCGCCGGTGACGCGTACTTTTTACGAAAATCGAGCCAGCGCATGCTTAAGATGGCTGAAAGCGGCGCAACCATTTTGCTCGTATCGCATGCGCTTGAACAGATCATGAGGTTCTGTGAAGAGACTATCTGGCTGGATCGGGGCCGAATTGTCATGTTTGGGGCGAGCATTGAGGTAGTCAAAGCATATGAACAGTATGTCCGCATGCTGTCTGACCGTCGGATAAAAGCACGGAATTACAAGAGGATGTCATCCCGATACGGCAGCGATACATATGATATTTTTGGCGATTATATTTTTGTGGTCTTCAAACTTGAGGGACAGTATCAGGCATGCTGTGATATTTCGGAAATAAGGCTGCTGAAAAACGGGGAAATCGAAGAACGGCTCATGGTTGGCAGTTCGCAGGACAACAATCCGTTTCATTCTTCTTTTGTGATGATCGAAGAAGGTGATTGGTCAAGTCCGCAAAAAAAGGAAAAAGTTACCTGGAGGAGCCTTAATATTCCAAAGAAGCAAGGTATGGTGACGGGGAAAGCAGCGTTCCTGTTTCACGCGCTCTTCGATAATACCAAATATGATTTAGAAATAGATTATCGCTGCGAAAATGCCTGCACGTTGTCTGTAGAAATATGGAAAAACGGGTATACCCTCATTCATAAGGAAGATGTGCTGAACGAAACGCAGGGATGGGCAAAGAGCTGTATAGAGCTCAAAAACCTCGTTTCGGGAGCAGCAGGCGCCGATTCGGAGAATATTCCCCAGACACACATGAATCTCAATGAAAAAACCATTTCTGTGAGGCGTTGGCCAAGCGAGGGTTCACTGGCTATTGAACAAGTCTCAACAGTCAACGGTGAAAACAAGGAACAGACTGTTTTTGAGGTTGGCGAGCCCATCATAGTCAAGATATTGATAAAGGCACATAAAACCGGGCTGTTCCCTTTATTACCGGCTGTTTCAATTTATCGGCTTGACGGTATTCTTGTCACACACTACCTTGAACAACGACCAATCTGTTCGGTACAACTCGAGAAGGACCAGAAAAGGATTATCCTTCTCGATATGGGTTCTCCGAAATTTGGGAATGGGTATTATGTGTTTTCTGTCGGACTATTCGGCGAGGCTGTTGAGGAATCACAACGTTATGACCTTATTGACAAGAGTTTCGAATTTGAGATTACCGGGAACGATCCGATATTTGCAGGAACAATATTCCACATCCCCGGTATCTGGAATGTAGAAATCCCCGGGAATAGCAATGAATAG
- a CDS encoding glycosyltransferase family 4 protein, with protein MVKKEIETFLIKPQKKFMNMGVELWYMNSCGTFIKEALSILKNTKPSFIYQRCSLFDYSGAKLSRLLGVPFVFEYNGSEVWVCRNWGNPLKYESLARDIEVCNFKAADLIVVVSKPLQDELMERGIEQDKILLNPNGVDPDIYSPEVDGTEVRNKYALSDKTVLGFIGTFGRWHGAEVLAEAFGVLLNTYPGYKDRVRLLMIGDGLTMPLVKENLKKHTVDDFSILTGLRPQEEGPQYLAACDILVSPHVPNPDGTPFFGSPTKLFEYMATGKGIVASDMDQIGEILEHKKTAWLVKPHDIDALVEGLKMLIDNRELRISMGQAARKEVVEKYTWKEHTGKIIVKLKEIVNT; from the coding sequence ATGGTAAAAAAAGAAATCGAAACATTTCTTATCAAACCCCAGAAAAAGTTCATGAATATGGGGGTTGAATTATGGTATATGAATTCTTGCGGCACATTTATCAAAGAAGCTTTATCCATATTGAAAAACACAAAACCATCGTTTATCTATCAGAGGTGCAGTTTATTCGACTATTCCGGGGCAAAGCTGTCACGGCTTCTTGGTGTACCCTTTGTTTTCGAATATAATGGTTCCGAGGTCTGGGTGTGCAGAAACTGGGGGAATCCTTTGAAATATGAATCCCTGGCTCGGGATATTGAAGTGTGCAATTTCAAAGCCGCCGATTTGATCGTGGTGGTGAGCAAACCGTTACAGGATGAGTTGATGGAGCGCGGGATCGAACAGGACAAAATACTGTTGAACCCGAACGGAGTCGATCCGGATATCTACTCCCCGGAGGTCGACGGCACCGAAGTACGCAATAAATACGCTCTTTCCGATAAAACCGTTCTGGGATTTATCGGTACGTTCGGCCGCTGGCATGGCGCAGAAGTACTCGCCGAGGCATTCGGTGTGTTGTTGAACACATATCCCGGTTATAAGGATCGGGTCAGATTGCTCATGATCGGAGATGGCCTTACCATGCCGCTCGTGAAGGAAAATCTGAAAAAACACACTGTCGACGATTTCAGTATTCTTACAGGACTCCGTCCCCAGGAAGAGGGACCGCAATATCTCGCCGCATGTGATATCCTCGTTTCTCCTCATGTCCCCAATCCGGATGGTACTCCCTTTTTCGGCTCCCCGACAAAGCTCTTCGAGTATATGGCGACCGGAAAAGGAATTGTCGCATCCGACATGGACCAGATAGGTGAAATTCTCGAACACAAAAAGACAGCATGGCTGGTAAAACCACATGATATCGATGCTCTTGTCGAGGGTCTGAAAATGCTGATCGACAACAGGGAATTGAGGATAAGCATGGGTCAGGCAGCTCGGAAAGAAGTGGTTGAAAAGTACACATGGAAAGAACATACGGGAAAAATAATTGTCAAATTGAAGGAAATCGTCAATACATGA
- a CDS encoding class I SAM-dependent methyltransferase, producing the protein MNCDILNALSDNILAGIIEACENYTVDDPAGTQNQHYIKLPFTTMEQKDWAIAVSLWLEHGAPLIKSLADRPCPSCGSSINRFLFFSYDGYPFSECGKCGCWFVPKTITASLFEQFFVSCPKARVLAGLMVEKRTFQTNIHDDVNRIGEYLGELRPFIETVSQNFSYLDVGCGLGHSLIAAQEHGFLPEGVEIDQTAVNLAQKKGLLICHPEAFNQSKPYGLISFWETMEHMNAPAEELKRYVQYLDDHGIIALTVPNLDSPIVRLLRGDCSYVFGGYNTSGHINLFNVNNMTELLGRTGLSLLCADVQFTDNPFELFSYLSGLHHGARDYLLNQGDNTTFTKTTEDILNLLWPSISLVYRLSLKLPILKIVACKKGKEHVFKEISNHYRGKILEDIIIKAQAIKGKNDILTMNDTLQSYYSDINMLNNELTNANNELTNAKRKLSYPLVKLACYVSKKLVSLKNGITRRT; encoded by the coding sequence ATGAATTGTGATATTCTGAATGCCCTGTCTGACAATATTCTGGCGGGTATAATCGAAGCGTGTGAAAATTATACAGTCGATGATCCTGCCGGAACACAGAATCAGCACTATATCAAACTCCCGTTTACCACAATGGAACAGAAGGACTGGGCTATTGCTGTTTCATTATGGCTCGAGCACGGAGCGCCATTGATCAAATCACTGGCCGACCGCCCCTGTCCTTCCTGTGGAAGCAGTATCAATCGTTTCCTGTTCTTCAGTTATGACGGATATCCTTTTTCCGAATGCGGGAAGTGCGGCTGCTGGTTCGTACCCAAAACGATTACTGCCTCTCTGTTTGAGCAATTTTTCGTAAGCTGTCCGAAAGCCAGAGTACTTGCCGGATTAATGGTTGAAAAACGTACGTTTCAGACCAATATCCATGACGATGTTAACAGAATCGGAGAATATCTTGGGGAGCTTCGCCCTTTTATCGAAACAGTATCTCAGAACTTTTCCTATCTTGATGTTGGGTGCGGACTTGGTCATTCCCTTATTGCAGCACAGGAACACGGATTTCTTCCCGAGGGTGTTGAGATTGATCAAACTGCTGTAAATCTTGCGCAGAAGAAAGGCTTGCTGATTTGTCATCCCGAAGCCTTCAACCAGTCGAAACCCTATGGACTGATAAGCTTCTGGGAAACGATGGAGCATATGAATGCTCCGGCGGAAGAATTGAAAAGGTATGTTCAGTATCTTGACGATCACGGGATTATAGCCCTGACAGTTCCCAATCTGGATTCTCCCATTGTGCGTCTTCTCCGCGGTGATTGCAGTTATGTTTTTGGCGGTTATAACACCTCTGGTCATATAAATCTGTTCAATGTAAATAACATGACGGAATTGCTCGGCAGAACCGGATTGAGTCTTTTATGCGCCGATGTCCAGTTCACCGATAATCCCTTTGAACTTTTTTCCTATTTGTCCGGTTTACACCATGGCGCCCGGGATTACTTGCTCAATCAGGGGGACAATACGACATTTACCAAAACAACAGAGGATATTCTCAACCTTCTGTGGCCATCGATCTCACTGGTATATCGTTTAAGCCTGAAACTGCCCATACTGAAAATTGTTGCCTGTAAAAAGGGTAAGGAGCATGTTTTTAAGGAAATATCAAATCATTATCGCGGAAAAATCCTTGAGGATATCATCATAAAGGCACAAGCGATTAAAGGCAAGAACGATATTCTGACAATGAATGATACATTGCAGAGTTATTACAGTGATATCAACATGTTAAACAATGAACTTACCAATGCAAACAATGAGCTCACGAATGCAAAAAGGAAACTGAGCTATCCTTTAGTAAAATTAGCATGTTATGTAAGTAAAAAGCTGGTTTCATTAAAGAATGGAATAACTCGGAGAACATGA